The Nitrospirota bacterium nucleotide sequence CGTTTTTGTCCGATTACAGAGGTGGGGATTTCGGCAAGACCTACGGGCTGCTGGTCAAGGACCCGCACTTCCTGGCGCGCGCCGTCCTGGTGGTGGACAAGGACAACGTCGTCCGTTACCTGCAGGTCACGCCGGAGCTGGCCCAGATGCCGGACATGGAAGCGGCCTTCCAGGCCGCGAAGGCCCTGACGAAGAGCTAATGGCTGATGGCCTATGGCTCCAAGCCTCTGACGCTCTTGTCTTGCCATATGCTATAAGCCATACGCTCTTATCTTTTTCTTAGGTGAGTCCCATGCTCCACTACGACATGCTGGTGATCGGGAGCGGCCCCGCCGGCCAGAAGGCCGCCATTCAGACCGCGAAGCTGCGCAAGCGCGTCGCGATCGTCGAGAAGGAGCCGCACGTCGGCGGCGCGTCGCTCAGCACCGGCACGCTGCCGAGCAAGACCCTCAAGGACGCCATCTACTACCTGCACGGCTTCAAGCTCCGGTCGTTCCCCAACATCACCTACTCGCTCAAGAAGAACTTCACGATGCGCGACCTGATGGCCCGCAAGGAACTGGTCGTCAAGAACGAGCTGGCCATCATCACGAACCAGCTCGAGCGGAACGACGTGGAGATCATCTCGGGGACCGCCTCGTTCGTGGACCCGCACACGGTGCAGGTGACCAAGCGGAACGGCCAGACGGAGACCCTCCAGGCCGACTACGTCGTGATCGCCACCGGCTCGCGCCCGCGCCGGGGGGACGGCATCCCGTTCAACGACCGGACGATCTTCGACTCGGACACGATCCTGGCCAACGACTCCATGCCCAAGACCATGGCGGTCCTGGGCGGGGGCGTGATCGGCTGCGAGTACGCCACCGTGTTCGCCTCCTTCGGCATCAAGGTCACGCTGGTGGACCGGCGGAAGGAGCTGCTCCGGTTCGTGGACCAGGAGGTCGTCCAGGCCCTGATCTACCGCATGCGGACCAACAACGTCACGGTCCAGTTGGGCGAGGAGATCATTGCCGTGAAGGAGGACGACCGCGGACGGGCCGTGACGACGCTCAAGAGCGGCAAGACCATCGTAACCGACACGCTCCTCTACTCGATGGGCCGCTCCTCGAACAGCGAGGAGCTGAACCTGGACGCCATCGGAATCAAGACCGACAAGACCGGCCTCATCAAGGTCAACGAGCACTACCAGACCGACGTCCCCAACGTGTACGCGGCAGGCGACGTGATCGGCTTCCCCGGCCTGGCCTCCACCTCCATGGAGCAGGGCCGGCTGGCCGCCTGCCACGCCTTCAACGTCAAGCAGTCCTCGCTGCCCAAGATCATGCCCTACGGCATCTACACGATCCCGGAGATCTCGACCGTCGGCAAAAGCGAGGAGGAGCTGACCGAGAACGGCATCCCCTACGAGACCGGCCGGGCTTTCTACAAGGAGATCGCCCGCGGGCAGATCTTCGGCGACGTGGACGGGCTGCTGAAGCTCATCTTCCACCGGGACACGCTGCACCTGCTCGGCGTCCACATCATCGGGGAGGGCGCGACTGAGCTCATCCACATCGGCCAGGCCGTGCTGACCTACGGCGGCACCGTGGACTTCTTCGTCCACAACGTCTTTAACTACCCCACCCTCGCCGAGTGCTACCGCACCGCGGCCTTGGACGGCATCAACCGCCTCGGCCGCAATTAAAGGACCGGCCTTGTCGTTCTCCGCGCACCTGCG carries:
- the sthA gene encoding Si-specific NAD(P)(+) transhydrogenase; protein product: MLHYDMLVIGSGPAGQKAAIQTAKLRKRVAIVEKEPHVGGASLSTGTLPSKTLKDAIYYLHGFKLRSFPNITYSLKKNFTMRDLMARKELVVKNELAIITNQLERNDVEIISGTASFVDPHTVQVTKRNGQTETLQADYVVIATGSRPRRGDGIPFNDRTIFDSDTILANDSMPKTMAVLGGGVIGCEYATVFASFGIKVTLVDRRKELLRFVDQEVVQALIYRMRTNNVTVQLGEEIIAVKEDDRGRAVTTLKSGKTIVTDTLLYSMGRSSNSEELNLDAIGIKTDKTGLIKVNEHYQTDVPNVYAAGDVIGFPGLASTSMEQGRLAACHAFNVKQSSLPKIMPYGIYTIPEISTVGKSEEELTENGIPYETGRAFYKEIARGQIFGDVDGLLKLIFHRDTLHLLGVHIIGEGATELIHIGQAVLTYGGTVDFFVHNVFNYPTLAECYRTAALDGINRLGRN